The following coding sequences lie in one Flagellimonas eckloniae genomic window:
- a CDS encoding SusC/RagA family TonB-linked outer membrane protein: MKKLCTFILFVLSSVLYAQNQTVTGVVTDDGGVPLGGATVLVQGTSIGVIADFDGNFSIDVPSPVDSKVLKISFVGYEEKTVTIGSERQFNITLQPDVEGLDEVIVVGYGTVKKSDLTGSVSSIKAKEVAQSGFVGLDQALAGRAPGVVVTNSTGEPGGAADIQIRGISSLNGSEPLYIIDGVQMDNALEESIGIGDLTSSSLSPLAMINQADIESIEILKDASSTAIYGSRGASGVILITTKQGKTGKGVINISQEFGISEVNRYLDVLDGNQYAIVNAEARLNIGTELNEAQDSLLTRGLAGSLRTNDWQRTVTSAGTQSNTNVSFSGGDKDMRYSVSGGLLQTTGPVLGSDFNRVTTRVRLDANVSKKLNIATNINYSRQNRETVGNTAFNRAIRSNPLSGLDNNEDEDIVNDEETVLTPRTAITNVINTTLQSQFVGSVDLKYNFAESLFFRSSFAFQERHTAQRYYRKALEDAGASGSSRTNDVRRTQITISNTLNFNKQMGKSNLNAVLGQEIIENESEGIRVQNFGYPNDLLTYFAPGIATFNDPDQVSYSKNVLASFFGRVNYTINNKYLFTYTGRYDGSSKFAVNNKWSFFNAAAFAYKLSEENFLKDVDAISEIKLRASYGTVGNQAINPYNSLDLYEAEQTPFGEVTSPIFYQTQLPNPNLSWETTSQANAGVDLGFFRNRFTATLDYYQKVTDDLLFTNQAAPAQSGFTTYTQNTGSLETKGFEASFNAEIIRGNKFSWALSGNVATGKTIVKGLTFDNTFSGWDPGFISGGTQRLIIGEEVGTFYGYKTAGIAQFDDLATFQGVDNQGRIDLYNADPNAGHEFVDGYEGGLPFIDADGGADGVQANPGDQLYEDLNGDGVINDFDRQIIGQAQPEVTLGINNTFTIGNFDINIYMDSQIGKDVHNHSSIALLAFTGNQSEARAWNRWTPENPSNIYPRMNLNSNSGALRYSDRYIEDGSFVRLQNITCNYNFPKEITDKLSVSNLRVYLSGTNLAIWTKYKGLTPDTSSRRGNTSLGHDQTNYPPSRLIRLGVNVTF; this comes from the coding sequence ATGAAAAAATTATGCACGTTTATTTTATTCGTTTTATCGAGTGTTTTGTATGCTCAAAATCAGACCGTCACAGGTGTTGTGACCGATGATGGTGGTGTGCCTTTAGGTGGGGCAACTGTCTTGGTACAAGGTACGTCTATAGGAGTAATTGCGGATTTCGATGGAAATTTTAGTATTGACGTTCCAAGCCCCGTGGATTCAAAGGTTTTAAAGATTTCCTTTGTTGGATATGAGGAGAAAACAGTAACAATTGGATCCGAAAGACAATTCAACATAACCCTTCAGCCTGATGTTGAAGGTTTAGATGAAGTAATTGTCGTAGGCTACGGAACGGTAAAGAAAAGTGACCTAACAGGATCCGTATCTTCCATAAAAGCAAAAGAAGTGGCTCAATCCGGCTTTGTAGGTTTAGATCAAGCTTTAGCGGGTAGAGCGCCAGGTGTTGTTGTTACAAATAGTACCGGTGAACCAGGAGGGGCAGCGGATATTCAAATAAGGGGTATTAGTTCTTTAAACGGTAGCGAACCTTTATACATCATTGATGGTGTGCAAATGGATAATGCACTTGAAGAGTCCATAGGAATTGGCGATTTAACCTCTTCCTCCTTGAGTCCTTTAGCCATGATAAATCAAGCAGATATTGAATCCATAGAAATTCTTAAAGATGCCTCTTCTACTGCTATTTATGGGTCTCGTGGTGCTAGTGGCGTGATATTGATAACTACAAAACAAGGAAAAACAGGTAAAGGTGTTATTAACATTTCACAAGAGTTTGGAATATCAGAGGTAAACCGCTACCTTGATGTGTTGGATGGCAATCAGTATGCTATTGTAAATGCTGAAGCACGTCTAAATATAGGTACTGAACTAAACGAAGCTCAAGACTCGTTATTGACACGTGGGTTAGCAGGTAGTTTACGTACCAATGATTGGCAGAGAACAGTTACTTCCGCAGGAACCCAAAGTAATACTAATGTAAGCTTTAGTGGTGGTGACAAGGATATGAGATACTCTGTCTCAGGAGGACTCTTACAAACTACTGGCCCCGTTTTAGGTAGTGATTTTAATCGCGTAACTACAAGAGTTAGGCTAGATGCCAATGTATCTAAAAAACTAAACATAGCTACCAACATAAACTATTCTCGTCAAAATAGAGAGACAGTAGGTAATACCGCTTTTAATAGAGCTATTAGATCAAATCCATTAAGTGGACTAGACAATAATGAAGATGAGGATATAGTTAATGATGAGGAAACAGTACTTACTCCCAGAACAGCTATAACAAATGTTATAAACACCACTTTACAATCACAGTTTGTTGGAAGTGTTGATTTAAAATACAATTTCGCTGAGTCTCTATTCTTTAGGTCATCATTTGCCTTTCAAGAAAGACATACGGCACAACGGTATTATCGAAAAGCTTTAGAAGATGCTGGAGCATCAGGAAGTTCTAGAACTAATGATGTTAGGAGAACCCAAATCACCATTTCCAATACCCTTAACTTTAATAAACAAATGGGGAAAAGTAACTTAAATGCTGTTTTGGGGCAAGAAATAATAGAAAATGAATCTGAAGGTATTCGTGTTCAAAATTTTGGATACCCGAACGACCTCCTTACCTATTTCGCACCAGGTATTGCAACATTTAATGACCCGGATCAAGTTTCGTATAGCAAGAATGTTCTAGCTTCATTTTTTGGAAGGGTAAACTATACTATAAACAACAAATACCTATTTACGTATACAGGACGTTATGATGGGTCTTCAAAATTCGCTGTAAACAATAAATGGTCATTCTTTAATGCAGCTGCTTTTGCTTATAAGCTTTCAGAAGAAAACTTCTTAAAAGATGTTGATGCCATATCAGAGATTAAATTACGTGCTAGTTATGGTACTGTTGGTAATCAAGCGATTAACCCTTACAATTCTTTAGATTTATACGAAGCGGAACAAACACCCTTTGGTGAAGTTACTTCCCCAATTTTTTATCAAACCCAATTACCAAATCCAAATTTATCTTGGGAAACTACCTCGCAAGCTAATGCAGGAGTAGATTTAGGTTTTTTTAGAAATAGATTTACTGCAACTTTAGACTATTACCAAAAAGTTACCGATGACCTTTTATTTACCAACCAGGCCGCTCCTGCTCAATCAGGTTTTACAACATATACCCAAAATACCGGATCATTGGAAACAAAAGGTTTTGAAGCTTCTTTTAATGCCGAAATCATAAGAGGTAATAAGTTTTCCTGGGCGTTGAGTGGTAATGTCGCAACAGGTAAAACTATAGTAAAAGGGTTAACATTCGATAATACCTTTAGTGGTTGGGATCCCGGATTTATTTCTGGTGGGACGCAACGTTTAATCATAGGCGAGGAAGTAGGTACTTTTTATGGTTACAAAACAGCAGGTATTGCACAATTTGATGACCTTGCTACATTCCAGGGTGTTGACAATCAAGGACGAATAGATCTTTATAATGCAGACCCTAATGCCGGTCATGAATTTGTAGATGGTTATGAAGGAGGGCTACCCTTTATAGATGCTGATGGGGGTGCTGATGGTGTACAAGCAAATCCCGGAGACCAGTTATATGAAGATTTGAACGGAGATGGTGTAATCAATGACTTTGATCGGCAAATCATTGGTCAGGCACAACCGGAGGTAACACTAGGTATCAATAATACATTTACTATTGGAAACTTTGATATTAATATATACATGGATTCCCAAATAGGCAAAGATGTCCACAATCATTCAAGCATTGCTTTATTGGCATTTACAGGTAATCAATCTGAAGCTAGAGCTTGGAATAGATGGACACCAGAAAATCCAAGCAATATATACCCAAGAATGAATCTAAATTCCAATTCAGGAGCATTAAGATATAGTGATAGATATATTGAAGATGGCTCGTTTGTACGGTTACAAAACATTACGTGTAACTATAATTTTCCAAAAGAAATTACGGACAAATTAAGTGTAAGCAACTTACGTGTATACTTATCAGGTACAAATTTAGCTATATGGACGAAATACAAAGGCCTTACACCAGATACATCTTCTCGAAGAGGGAATACAAGTTTAGGACATGACCAGACGAATTATCCCCCAAGTCGCCTTATAAGATTAGGAGTAAATGTTACATTTTAA
- a CDS encoding alpha-L-fucosidase, producing MKYILPTYRKSIVGLSLFLSIAVTFNSCDESISKKETVQIEEHPNWLILEPETAIKNNTALEWNFELKHSGLYVVQLVRDGIHEDLDTLVSIKIDNDSIREPLLKSYVINKTSNPQTVSEFKKTIDFKEAKSHTISIASNTPFAKIRVVPHFKNQINSGKHETEWLAMHNSPEKQAALQWFNEAKYGMFIHWGLYSQAGGIWKDVRIEESPHPGPHVAEWLMSTFQLSREEYKELAKTFNPDASFAQNIAKLAKDAGMKYVVITSKHHDGFALFDSASSEYNIVDATPYKKDAIKELYDACLEQGLDFGVYYSHGNDWMDGTDGNSLRIKKRNDSLGIYAHMTGKNYWDPSPNTYESYFENKAYPQISELLALMPKLKLIWFDGDGNINEEQSFRFYKLVYDINPSVLVNRRVGFGFGDYEDAGDNKIPSVKEVLEKQWETCGTTNGSWGFKSYDDNWKSTTEILYYFIDIASKGGNYLLNIGPDGNGDVPIASANILREVGDWLQINGDAIYGSTGWKILNEGQKEALSNETTHRGKKQFDRSFSNQEFWFTAKENKVFAISLVPIESTITIKSLDENAGKIKNVRILGSNEKPMWKQTKNGLEISVKDLISSKNGYVVEATLE from the coding sequence ATGAAATATATACTACCAACTTATAGAAAAAGCATAGTGGGATTATCACTTTTTTTAAGCATAGCCGTCACATTCAATTCATGTGATGAATCAATAAGCAAAAAAGAAACAGTACAAATTGAAGAGCATCCAAATTGGTTGATACTAGAACCCGAAACTGCCATTAAAAACAATACTGCACTTGAATGGAATTTTGAATTAAAGCATTCAGGATTGTATGTTGTACAACTTGTTCGTGATGGTATTCATGAAGATTTAGATACTTTGGTGAGTATTAAAATAGACAATGACAGCATTCGGGAACCACTCTTGAAAAGTTATGTCATCAATAAAACATCAAACCCGCAAACAGTTTCAGAATTCAAAAAAACGATTGATTTTAAAGAGGCTAAATCGCATACCATTTCAATAGCATCCAATACGCCTTTTGCAAAAATTAGAGTGGTACCACATTTTAAAAATCAAATTAATTCAGGAAAACATGAAACGGAATGGTTGGCAATGCATAATTCCCCTGAAAAACAAGCTGCTTTACAATGGTTTAACGAAGCGAAGTATGGAATGTTTATTCATTGGGGACTGTACTCGCAAGCGGGAGGTATTTGGAAAGATGTCCGCATTGAAGAATCACCCCATCCCGGACCCCATGTTGCCGAGTGGCTCATGTCTACTTTCCAACTTTCGAGGGAGGAGTATAAAGAACTTGCCAAAACCTTTAATCCTGATGCCTCCTTTGCCCAGAATATTGCAAAATTGGCCAAAGATGCAGGTATGAAATATGTCGTCATCACTTCTAAACATCACGATGGTTTTGCTTTGTTTGATTCCGCTTCATCAGAATATAACATAGTGGACGCTACTCCATACAAAAAAGACGCAATTAAAGAGTTATATGATGCTTGTTTGGAACAAGGATTGGATTTTGGAGTTTACTATTCCCACGGCAATGATTGGATGGATGGTACGGATGGAAATTCTTTACGTATTAAAAAACGTAATGATTCCTTGGGAATTTACGCGCACATGACCGGAAAGAATTATTGGGATCCTAGTCCAAATACATACGAATCGTACTTTGAAAACAAAGCATATCCACAGATTTCAGAGTTACTAGCCCTAATGCCTAAACTAAAATTGATCTGGTTTGATGGCGATGGGAACATTAACGAAGAACAATCGTTTCGTTTTTATAAATTAGTTTATGACATCAACCCCAGTGTTTTGGTCAATAGACGTGTTGGTTTTGGTTTTGGTGATTATGAAGATGCGGGGGATAATAAAATTCCTTCTGTCAAAGAAGTACTTGAAAAACAATGGGAAACTTGTGGAACAACCAATGGTTCTTGGGGGTTTAAATCTTATGATGATAATTGGAAAAGTACAACGGAAATCCTTTATTATTTTATTGATATTGCTTCAAAAGGAGGTAACTATTTATTGAACATTGGTCCTGATGGAAATGGTGATGTACCAATTGCCAGTGCCAATATATTAAGGGAAGTAGGGGATTGGCTCCAAATAAATGGTGACGCTATTTATGGAAGTACAGGTTGGAAAATATTAAACGAAGGACAAAAGGAGGCACTTTCAAATGAAACAACCCATAGAGGAAAAAAACAATTTGACCGTTCTTTCAGCAATCAAGAGTTTTGGTTTACTGCAAAAGAAAATAAAGTATTTGCCATATCACTGGTTCCAATAGAATCGACCATTACCATAAAGTCGCTTGATGAAAATGCTGGAAAGATAAAAAATGTACGTATTCTAGGAAGCAACGAAAAACCTATGTGGAAACAAACAAAGAATGGTTTGGAAATTTCTGTCAAGGATTTGATTTCTTCCAAAAATGGATATGTAGTAGAGGCTACTCTTGAATAA
- a CDS encoding alpha/beta hydrolase, whose translation MKIVLEYSYKNLRKLLVILSIGLLNTVFAQEKENKSHEAYAIITVKKELNRLDSNKNGKYEKNENEKTWKRYQHLDTNKDNSITLEEFKNLKLNYLKTNGKRKLNIPYKTTKEGKQYLDIYYPTNTNDLSNLPTIVYTHGGGWAAGSKMGAGNALFAKVFNALVKKGFCIVSIDYRLYTKGGNVFMRDCVIDSKDAVRYLSKNSEKLGLDTNRFFAFGDSAGGQIAQMLLLSDPETLEGDQDLMGYDYTMIAGVSWYGPCDFEKTSLFNHDDRPNFQDRFGPRILNPKSDTKDKLKLYREMSPINYLTKNSPPLLMIQGDGDTTIPVKHAYYMEKKAKKVNAPVEIIIVKNAGHNWREATPGTPINPSHEQIVQKTISFFESFL comes from the coding sequence ATGAAAATAGTCTTGGAATACTCTTATAAAAATTTAAGAAAGCTTTTGGTAATACTATCCATAGGTCTTTTAAACACTGTATTTGCCCAAGAAAAGGAAAATAAATCCCATGAAGCTTATGCGATCATAACAGTTAAAAAAGAGCTAAATCGCTTGGACAGTAACAAAAATGGGAAATATGAGAAAAATGAAAACGAAAAAACTTGGAAAAGATATCAGCACTTAGATACAAATAAAGATAATAGCATCACTTTAGAAGAATTCAAAAACCTGAAATTAAACTATCTAAAAACAAACGGTAAAAGAAAACTAAACATTCCTTACAAAACCACTAAAGAAGGCAAGCAATATTTAGATATATATTACCCTACAAATACAAATGACTTATCAAACTTACCAACCATTGTTTATACTCATGGTGGTGGTTGGGCGGCAGGTAGCAAAATGGGAGCTGGTAACGCACTTTTCGCAAAAGTTTTTAATGCACTTGTCAAAAAAGGATTTTGTATTGTATCCATAGATTATCGTTTATATACAAAAGGAGGCAATGTATTTATGCGAGATTGTGTTATTGATTCCAAAGATGCCGTCAGATATTTATCTAAAAATTCTGAAAAACTAGGGCTGGATACTAATCGTTTTTTTGCTTTTGGTGATTCAGCAGGGGGTCAAATAGCACAAATGCTTTTGTTATCAGATCCTGAAACCTTAGAAGGTGACCAAGATTTGATGGGCTATGATTACACAATGATTGCTGGAGTATCTTGGTACGGCCCTTGTGATTTTGAAAAAACAAGTTTGTTCAATCATGATGACCGACCTAATTTTCAAGATAGATTCGGTCCTAGGATTCTAAACCCTAAAAGCGATACAAAAGACAAATTAAAATTGTATCGTGAAATGAGTCCAATCAACTATTTGACAAAAAATAGCCCCCCTCTATTAATGATTCAAGGAGATGGTGATACTACAATCCCTGTGAAACATGCCTATTACATGGAAAAAAAAGCGAAAAAGGTAAATGCTCCTGTAGAAATCATTATAGTTAAAAACGCAGGGCATAATTGGAGAGAAGCTACTCCCGGCACTCCAATCAATCCTTCACATGAGCAGATTGTTCAAAAAACTATCAGTTTTTTTGAATCGTTCTTATAG
- a CDS encoding carbohydrate-binding protein, with amino-acid sequence MIKKIKTILFLTLMLLSITGYAQVTDPNTKVQWLEGSWGVRLYVRGGAELDQYISNGYDYVAGAQEIIAKYPTIGHVLTNMTQNARTNKFTLRYNPNVHAVTGLPNFVINEDFVPTLANEQVIIDVINVCKQAGKKVLLYLNCKEFTAVDTSGAAEQDWIDYYDQYFNGDEYAARTNLMEGYMKRFKALGVDGYWLDAAAMNERNLQLVAMMRALDPDMIFSINTDKSVFKNPDGSNMVVVKDDCNDGANHDNYGVIKYAMNDVEGDFTGGHIFPLGQGGRGDSWAHDEFTIADIQEDNYQLFEGKKILKHMFLPMRDQWSVASATLQMTDEIAYRMTKKITMAGGAVTFSCTTTDGTIKDDEDAILTYVNQKMAENNPVNYPPYVRPACAVLQGEDGKTAQSISFSAIGTKAVGDADFDPGATATSNLAVSYISSNPAVATIVNNKVRIVGAGLTRITARQNGNTNTYRHAPFKHQTLTVTGGSNGGGGSSENLALNGTATQSTTLSGAVASRAIDDNTNGNFGGGSVTASQGPNAFWQVDLGAEYNIGDINVFNRTNGCCTSRLSDFTVSVINSNGATTYSETITSTPNPSVTIDANGAIGDVVRIQSNLTTTLNLAEVQVFESESSLLDQTITFPNLPSKQVGDANFSPGATATSGLGVSYTSSNTSVATIVNGNINIQGAGTTNITASQAGDGTYNAAPSVTRTLTVTSGNSGGGTTNLALNGTATQSTTLSGGVASRAIDDNTNGAWGGGSVTASEGPNAWWEVDLGGSFNIDDINVFNRTNGCCTSRLSNFTVSVINGSGATTYSETITTEPDPSVTIDAGGAVGEVIRIQSNLTSTLNLAEVQVFGSASSCASFSTLESEGYNSMSGVVTESTSDTGGGQHVGFIENADWISFNSIDLTCATSIQARVSCNTSGGNIQVRLGGVSGTLIGTIPVSNTGGWNSWTTLTNTNLSAVSGTHNVYLVFTGGSGYLLNLNWVEFSAGSQQSALKSNATLIVGEPVIDYPQDKFVVYPNPAANSVIIDFKSPEIAKMEIIGSLGETIRSGDIENGTKTVDLSGLSSGMYIIKVSDGAETFTKKIIKK; translated from the coding sequence ATGATTAAAAAAATCAAAACTATTTTGTTTTTAACATTGATGCTACTCTCAATCACTGGGTATGCACAGGTAACTGACCCTAACACAAAAGTACAATGGCTGGAAGGATCCTGGGGCGTACGCCTGTATGTTAGAGGAGGCGCTGAATTAGATCAATACATAAGTAATGGTTATGATTATGTAGCTGGAGCTCAAGAAATTATAGCTAAGTACCCTACTATAGGGCATGTGCTCACTAATATGACACAAAATGCTAGAACGAATAAATTTACCTTAAGGTATAATCCAAATGTTCACGCTGTGACAGGTCTTCCTAACTTTGTTATAAATGAAGACTTTGTACCTACCTTGGCAAATGAGCAGGTTATCATTGATGTAATCAATGTTTGTAAGCAGGCAGGTAAAAAAGTACTCTTGTATTTGAATTGTAAAGAATTTACAGCAGTAGATACTTCTGGAGCTGCAGAACAGGATTGGATAGATTATTATGATCAGTACTTTAATGGCGATGAATATGCGGCCAGAACCAATCTAATGGAAGGTTATATGAAACGTTTTAAAGCTTTGGGAGTAGATGGCTATTGGTTAGATGCTGCTGCTATGAACGAAAGAAATCTCCAACTCGTAGCGATGATGCGTGCGCTTGATCCAGATATGATTTTCTCAATAAACACAGACAAGTCGGTTTTTAAAAATCCAGATGGTAGTAATATGGTTGTAGTAAAAGATGATTGTAATGATGGTGCTAATCACGATAATTATGGAGTTATAAAATATGCAATGAACGATGTTGAAGGTGATTTTACCGGCGGACATATCTTCCCTTTAGGACAAGGTGGTAGAGGTGATTCTTGGGCGCATGACGAATTTACTATTGCAGATATTCAAGAGGATAATTATCAGCTTTTTGAAGGTAAAAAGATTTTGAAGCATATGTTTCTGCCTATGAGAGATCAATGGTCTGTTGCTAGTGCTACATTGCAGATGACTGATGAGATAGCATATAGAATGACGAAAAAAATTACGATGGCTGGTGGAGCAGTTACGTTTTCATGTACCACCACAGATGGAACCATAAAGGACGACGAAGATGCTATTTTGACTTACGTTAACCAAAAAATGGCAGAAAACAATCCAGTTAATTATCCTCCATATGTAAGACCTGCATGTGCTGTTTTACAAGGAGAAGATGGGAAGACAGCTCAATCCATAAGTTTTTCTGCAATTGGTACAAAGGCAGTTGGAGATGCAGATTTTGATCCTGGTGCTACTGCAACTTCTAACTTAGCAGTTAGTTACATCAGTTCTAACCCTGCTGTTGCTACTATCGTTAACAATAAAGTTCGTATTGTTGGAGCTGGCCTTACTCGTATTACAGCAAGGCAGAACGGTAATACCAATACTTATCGTCATGCACCGTTTAAACATCAAACATTAACGGTTACCGGTGGCAGCAATGGCGGCGGTGGCAGCAGTGAAAATCTTGCCTTGAATGGAACTGCCACACAGTCTACAACATTAAGTGGAGCTGTAGCCTCTCGTGCTATAGACGATAACACAAATGGAAACTTTGGAGGAGGCTCTGTAACTGCTTCTCAAGGACCCAATGCTTTTTGGCAGGTAGATCTTGGTGCAGAATACAACATCGGTGATATCAACGTTTTTAATAGAACCAATGGCTGCTGTACCAGTAGATTATCTGATTTTACGGTATCTGTTATTAATAGTAATGGAGCTACTACTTATTCAGAAACCATTACCAGTACACCTAATCCTTCTGTAACCATAGATGCTAATGGAGCGATTGGAGACGTAGTTCGAATTCAATCTAATCTTACCACTACTTTAAACTTGGCAGAAGTACAAGTATTTGAAAGTGAAAGTTCTTTGCTTGATCAAACGATTACTTTTCCAAACTTACCATCAAAGCAAGTGGGTGATGCTAATTTTTCTCCTGGAGCAACTGCAACTTCAGGATTAGGAGTATCTTATACTAGTTCTAACACTTCTGTTGCAACGATTGTAAATGGTAATATCAATATCCAAGGAGCGGGTACAACCAATATTACAGCTTCACAAGCTGGAGATGGCACTTATAATGCAGCACCAAGTGTAACACGTACATTAACAGTTACAAGTGGAAACTCAGGAGGAGGAACCACAAATCTTGCTTTAAATGGTACTGCTACACAGTCTACAACATTAAGTGGAGGTGTAGCCTCTCGTGCCATAGATGATAACACCAATGGTGCATGGGGAGGAGGTTCTGTAACTGCTTCTGAAGGACCAAATGCATGGTGGGAAGTAGATTTAGGAGGTAGTTTTAATATTGATGACATTAACGTTTTTAATAGAACCAATGGCTGCTGTACAAGTAGATTATCTAATTTTACAGTATCAGTTATTAATGGCAGTGGAGCTACCACTTATTCAGAAACCATTACTACTGAACCTGATCCTTCTGTAACAATAGACGCCGGTGGAGCAGTAGGAGAGGTCATTAGAATTCAATCCAATCTTACGAGCACTTTAAACTTGGCTGAAGTACAGGTATTTGGAAGTGCATCTTCGTGTGCGAGTTTTTCAACATTAGAATCTGAAGGTTATAATAGTATGTCCGGTGTAGTTACTGAGTCTACTTCCGATACAGGTGGAGGTCAACATGTTGGCTTTATAGAAAATGCAGATTGGATCAGTTTCAATAGCATAGACCTTACCTGTGCAACTTCTATACAGGCAAGAGTTTCTTGCAACACTTCTGGTGGTAATATTCAAGTAAGACTTGGTGGTGTTTCTGGTACTTTAATCGGTACGATTCCTGTTTCAAATACAGGTGGATGGAACTCATGGACTACCTTAACAAACACAAACCTTAGTGCTGTAAGCGGTACACATAATGTGTATTTGGTATTTACTGGAGGTAGTGGATATTTATTAAATCTAAACTGGGTCGAGTTCTCCGCAGGTAGCCAGCAGAGCGCCTTAAAAAGTAACGCGACATTAATCGTCGGTGAACCTGTGATTGATTACCCTCAGGACAAATTCGTTGTTTATCCAAACCCAGCAGCTAATAGTGTCATAATTGATTTTAAAAGTCCAGAAATCGCTAAAATGGAAATTATAGGTTCCCTAGGCGAGACCATACGTTCGGGCGATATTGAAAATGGGACCAAGACCGTTGACCTGAGCGGGCTCTCATCAGGAATGTACATTATTAAAGTCTCTGATGGTGCCGAAACCTTCACGAAGAAGATAATTAAAAAGTAA